A genomic segment from Klebsiella africana encodes:
- a CDS encoding GpE family phage tail protein, with translation MTVAFDQIDDLVADIAVIFNWPPSEVFGMALGEVIAWRKRAALRSGASDEES, from the coding sequence ATCACCGTTGCGTTTGACCAGATCGATGATCTGGTTGCTGATATTGCCGTTATTTTTAACTGGCCGCCCTCTGAAGTTTTCGGCATGGCTCTTGGCGAGGTGATAGCCTGGCGCAAGCGGGCGGCGCTTCGAAGTGGTGCCAGTGATGAAGAGTCTTGA